The Desulfuromonas acetexigens genome has a window encoding:
- a CDS encoding ankyrin repeat domain-containing protein, which yields MKPDISPRYYIAETTIWLLGAIIAISRFVGLAPFQSLPVLNVTLRSQQHSFRVVAAMLAAATFYLIFEWKQSPQEARNSYWAQSRAGITIIFSCVSLWLSYPFIAANTRFAGISPAWYFSFCSIGFLLGLFGSTLALSSIMIRTPAEARAINLPRMPTATRSQYMLSIPIISILIVAYYLLCYKAPEVMIGQAYFFVAVPFVYLIGAMFTSLCLKRDDDGNRIPYGKSIASLKKSFDLHDYSYYLIDHGQTIAGKYDIRSNESPEEIQRAMQEEFCLEASSSMRFHVKQLEEFQIEFYSKDGNSNNNTPENRGIRIHKSQGKKGFLRVQVISDEPENESREMDIPAALVVTYAEKYLLAHTENEDLTTRKVFSYAINQTVIHTMEQELEPLLQRVVLAGQTDQVEDLLNQDVDVNEQTAIGWTALLAAAAQGYPQIVQLLLDAGANTDIGNLKGITPLIYGARYGNIEVSKLLLEYGANPNLQDTYGMTALMIATRYGFSDIVEMLLKAGANTKIKDHDAMTAIDFAHKYKHGKIAKMLRTANQRQDRP from the coding sequence ATGAAACCAGATATTTCACCACGTTACTATATTGCAGAGACAACAATTTGGCTGCTTGGTGCCATTATCGCGATATCACGCTTCGTTGGCCTTGCTCCATTCCAGTCATTACCAGTGCTTAACGTTACCTTAAGGAGTCAGCAGCATTCCTTTCGTGTTGTTGCGGCGATGCTTGCAGCTGCTACATTTTATCTTATTTTTGAATGGAAACAGTCTCCTCAAGAAGCGCGTAATTCATACTGGGCACAGTCACGTGCCGGCATAACAATAATCTTTTCCTGCGTCTCACTTTGGTTAAGTTACCCCTTCATTGCCGCAAACACACGTTTCGCCGGCATATCTCCAGCATGGTATTTCAGCTTCTGCTCAATCGGTTTTCTCCTCGGATTGTTTGGTTCAACTTTAGCACTCTCTTCTATCATGATTCGTACACCTGCAGAAGCTAGAGCTATTAATCTTCCTCGCATGCCGACCGCAACTCGCTCTCAATACATGTTATCAATACCAATTATTTCCATTCTGATAGTTGCGTATTACCTGCTGTGCTATAAAGCGCCAGAGGTCATGATTGGGCAAGCATACTTTTTTGTTGCTGTCCCTTTCGTGTACTTGATTGGTGCAATGTTTACCTCACTGTGCTTGAAACGGGACGACGACGGTAATCGTATCCCCTATGGAAAAAGTATTGCCTCGTTAAAAAAATCTTTCGACTTACACGATTATTCTTACTACCTGATCGATCACGGCCAGACGATTGCTGGAAAATATGATATACGATCAAACGAATCACCAGAAGAAATTCAGAGGGCTATGCAGGAGGAGTTTTGTCTAGAAGCTTCTAGTTCAATGCGCTTTCACGTTAAACAGCTGGAAGAATTTCAAATCGAGTTCTATTCTAAGGATGGAAACTCAAACAATAATACCCCAGAGAACCGGGGAATAAGAATACATAAAAGTCAAGGCAAGAAGGGCTTTCTTCGAGTGCAAGTCATTTCTGATGAACCAGAGAATGAATCACGAGAGATGGATATTCCGGCAGCCCTTGTTGTAACGTACGCGGAAAAGTACCTCTTGGCACATACCGAAAATGAAGACCTTACGACTAGGAAAGTGTTTTCCTATGCGATCAATCAGACCGTCATACATACAATGGAACAAGAACTGGAGCCGTTGCTTCAAAGAGTAGTATTAGCAGGACAAACGGATCAGGTTGAGGATTTACTTAATCAAGATGTTGACGTGAATGAACAGACAGCGATTGGTTGGACAGCGCTTCTGGCTGCTGCTGCACAGGGTTATCCGCAGATAGTACAATTATTGCTCGATGCTGGCGCTAACACAGATATAGGGAACTTAAAAGGAATCACCCCCCTTATTTACGGTGCACGTTACGGCAATATTGAAGTTTCTAAATTACTTCTAGAATACGGTGCAAATCCAAATCTCCAAGACACGTATGGGATGACTGCATTAATGATCGCTACACGCTATGGTTTTTCCGACATAGTAGAGATGCTACTTAAGGCGGGAGCTAACACAAAGATCAAAGATCATGACGCTATGACGGCGATAGACTTTGCACACAAGTACAAACATGGAAAGATTGCAAAAATGTTACGAACAGCTAACCAGCGCCAAGACCGGCCCTAA
- a CDS encoding MarR family winged helix-turn-helix transcriptional regulator — protein MTAEQWGAIIVLLNSEPMTQGQLGERLHLEKSSVSRLTNGLERRGWIERTTGPKDNRQRIVTPTPKALETAERCATIARAILEEAQHGMAEDEMLVLRSLLSRTIKNLRGLT, from the coding sequence ATGACCGCCGAACAATGGGGAGCCATTATCGTGCTCCTGAACAGTGAGCCCATGACCCAGGGGCAACTTGGGGAGCGACTGCATCTTGAGAAATCAAGTGTGAGTCGCCTGACGAATGGACTTGAAAGGCGCGGCTGGATTGAACGTACGACAGGTCCGAAAGACAACAGGCAGAGAATCGTTACGCCGACCCCAAAGGCTCTGGAAACGGCGGAGCGATGCGCAACCATCGCCAGAGCAATTCTGGAAGAAGCTCAACACGGCATGGCAGAGGACGAAATGTTGGTTCTCAGGTCGCTCCTCTCACGCACCATAAAAAACCTGAGAGGACTGACCTGA